One genomic window of Polaromonas sp. SP1 includes the following:
- a CDS encoding c-type cytochrome, translating into MRTSRIATAPGFRAFKQLALPLLCLALSPLAQAQSAGTKEALYVKSLAATCANCHGTNGTVVQGSSVTSLAGLDKGYIVAQMNAFKAGTRPATVMHQISKGYNDAQIESLATYFAAQKK; encoded by the coding sequence ATGAGAACGTCACGTATTGCAACAGCCCCAGGATTCAGGGCATTCAAACAACTCGCACTGCCCTTGCTGTGTCTTGCGCTCAGCCCCCTGGCCCAGGCGCAAAGCGCCGGCACCAAAGAGGCGCTGTATGTCAAAAGCCTGGCCGCCACCTGCGCCAACTGCCACGGCACCAACGGCACGGTCGTGCAAGGCTCTTCGGTCACCTCATTGGCAGGACTCGACAAGGGCTACATCGTGGCGCAAATGAACGCCTTCAAAGCCGGCACGCGGCCTGCCACGGTGATGCACCAGATCAGCAAGGGCTACAACGATGCGCAGATCGAGTCGCTGGCGACTTACTTTGCCGCCCAGAAGAAGTAA
- a CDS encoding NAD(P)/FAD-dependent oxidoreductase translates to MNTHLHSLPGFKRRSFLQSTAALGLLGLAGCATTSIPSKAKVVVIGGGYGGATAAKYVRLLSDNKIDVVLIEPQDAFISCPISNLVLSGGKQISDLTTSYAGLSRNHGITVVKDYASAIDTAKKTVTLAGGATIAYDKLVVSPGIELMFGSIEGLKEANASGQVLQAWKAGAETVALRRQLEAMPDGGVYAITIPEAPYRCPPGPYERASVIAGYFKAAKPRSKVLILDANPDVTSKGPLFKKVWAEQYKGIIEYRGQHKATAVDAKAGIIKFDVQDDVKANVLNVLPAMRAGTIAVQAGLNNQANNRWCGVNYLTFESTAAKDVHVLGDSIQVAPAMPKSGHMANNHGKVAAAAIVAQLSGWDVNPAPMLTNTCYSFVDNKNVIHVASVHEYVVAEKTFKAVAGSGGVSAGPTELEGVYALNWASNIWADTLV, encoded by the coding sequence ATGAACACGCATCTTCATTCCCTTCCCGGCTTCAAGCGCCGCTCTTTCCTGCAGTCCACCGCAGCCCTGGGTTTGCTGGGCCTGGCCGGATGCGCCACCACCTCGATCCCTTCCAAAGCCAAAGTGGTCGTCATCGGCGGCGGCTATGGCGGCGCCACCGCGGCCAAGTATGTGCGCCTGCTGTCCGACAACAAAATCGATGTGGTGCTGATCGAGCCGCAGGACGCGTTTATCTCCTGCCCCATCTCCAACCTGGTGCTCAGCGGCGGCAAGCAGATCAGCGACCTGACGACGTCGTATGCCGGCCTGTCGCGCAACCACGGCATCACCGTGGTGAAAGACTACGCCAGCGCCATCGACACCGCCAAGAAAACCGTCACGCTGGCCGGCGGCGCCACCATCGCCTACGACAAGCTCGTGGTTTCGCCCGGCATTGAGCTGATGTTCGGCAGCATCGAAGGACTGAAAGAGGCCAACGCCTCCGGCCAGGTCTTGCAGGCCTGGAAGGCCGGCGCGGAAACCGTGGCGCTGCGCCGCCAGCTTGAAGCCATGCCCGACGGCGGCGTGTATGCCATCACGATTCCTGAAGCGCCTTACCGCTGCCCGCCCGGCCCGTATGAGCGTGCCAGCGTGATTGCCGGCTACTTCAAGGCGGCCAAGCCGCGCAGCAAGGTACTCATCCTCGACGCGAATCCGGACGTCACGTCCAAGGGGCCGCTGTTCAAGAAGGTTTGGGCCGAGCAGTACAAAGGCATCATCGAATACCGCGGCCAGCACAAGGCCACGGCGGTCGACGCCAAGGCCGGCATCATCAAGTTCGATGTGCAGGACGACGTCAAGGCCAACGTGCTCAATGTGCTGCCCGCCATGCGCGCCGGCACGATTGCCGTGCAGGCCGGCCTGAACAACCAGGCCAACAACCGCTGGTGCGGCGTCAACTACCTGACGTTTGAATCCACCGCCGCGAAAGACGTGCACGTGCTGGGCGACTCCATCCAGGTCGCGCCGGCCATGCCCAAGAGCGGCCACATGGCCAACAACCACGGCAAGGTCGCCGCCGCCGCCATCGTGGCGCAGCTCTCGGGTTGGGACGTGAACCCCGCACCCATGCTCACCAACACCTGCTACAGCTTTGTCGACAACAAGAACGTGATCCACGTGGCCAGCGTGCACGAATACGTGGTGGCCGAGAAAACCTTCAAGGCGGTGGCCGGCTCCGGCGGGGTCAGCGCCGGGCCCACCGAGCTTGAAGGCGTCTACGCGCTGAACTGGGCCAGTAATATCTGGGCAGACACGCTGGTTTAG
- the rsmB gene encoding 16S rRNA (cytosine(967)-C(5))-methyltransferase RsmB: MQDNPTQVPLWRQLQGAASLLMAVRDGQSMTAALEDVDGALRPGVQSLGFHTLRWLGRAEALRQQLARRPPPPEADALLCVALALIWTEHDAPYTAHTLVDQAVEAAKRGDATQHQASFINGCLRRFLRERDELVARTEKSPQAVWNHPQWWIDRVRKDHPDSWQAVLQANNSRAPLILRVNERKTTQAQYLSALSAINIEAAPVGKHGVILARAQAVSLLPGFAEGHFSVQDAAAQLAAPLLLEGLETGGGANARLNILDACAAPGGKTAHLLELADCEVTALDIDARRCERVKQNLQRLGLQADIRVGDAGKPDAWWDGRLYDGILLDAPCTASGIVRRHPDVRWLRRPTDIPQLADIQAHLLKTLWPLLKAGGRLLYCTCSVFRAEGDNQIQTFLTHHTDASLKPSPGHLLPQSGAEATVFPDNLMREHDGFYYALLEKRLG, from the coding sequence ATGCAAGACAACCCGACCCAAGTCCCCCTGTGGCGCCAGCTGCAAGGGGCGGCTTCCCTTTTGATGGCCGTGCGCGACGGCCAGTCCATGACAGCCGCGCTGGAAGATGTCGACGGCGCGTTGCGGCCCGGCGTCCAGTCGCTGGGCTTTCACACGCTGCGCTGGCTGGGCCGCGCCGAGGCCCTGCGCCAGCAGTTGGCCCGCCGCCCGCCGCCGCCCGAGGCTGACGCCTTGCTGTGCGTGGCGCTGGCCTTGATCTGGACCGAACACGATGCGCCCTACACGGCGCACACGCTGGTCGACCAGGCCGTCGAAGCCGCCAAGCGCGGCGATGCCACCCAGCACCAGGCCAGTTTTATCAACGGCTGCCTGCGCCGCTTTTTGCGCGAACGCGACGAGCTGGTGGCGCGTACCGAAAAAAGCCCACAGGCCGTGTGGAACCACCCGCAGTGGTGGATAGACCGGGTGCGCAAGGACCACCCGGACAGCTGGCAGGCCGTCTTGCAGGCCAACAACAGCCGGGCCCCGCTGATCTTGCGGGTTAATGAACGAAAAACGACTCAAGCCCAATACCTGTCTGCACTTTCTGCTATCAATATTGAAGCGGCGCCGGTCGGAAAGCACGGCGTGATCCTGGCCCGCGCACAAGCCGTCAGCCTGCTGCCCGGCTTTGCGGAAGGGCACTTTTCGGTGCAGGACGCTGCGGCGCAGCTGGCGGCGCCCTTGCTTCTGGAGGGGCTGGAGACCGGCGGCGGCGCGAACGCCCGCCTGAACATCCTCGACGCCTGCGCCGCGCCGGGCGGCAAAACCGCCCACCTGCTTGAGCTGGCCGACTGCGAGGTGACGGCGCTCGACATCGATGCCCGGCGCTGTGAACGCGTCAAGCAGAACCTGCAGCGCCTGGGCCTGCAGGCCGACATTCGCGTCGGTGACGCCGGCAAGCCCGACGCCTGGTGGGACGGGCGGCTGTATGACGGCATCCTGCTGGACGCGCCGTGCACCGCCTCCGGCATCGTGCGGCGCCACCCCGACGTGCGCTGGCTGCGCCGCCCCACGGACATCCCCCAGCTGGCCGACATCCAGGCGCATTTGCTCAAAACGCTCTGGCCTTTGCTGAAGGCCGGCGGGCGTCTGCTGTATTGCACCTGTTCGGTTTTTCGTGCCGAAGGCGACAACCAGATACAAACGTTTCTTACGCACCACACCGACGCCTCATTAAAGCCCTCCCCGGGGCATTTGCTCCCCCAAAGTGGCGCCGAAGCGACGGTCTTCCCGGACAATTTGATGCGTGAGCACGACGGTTTTTATTACGCACTCCTTGAAAAACGCCTCGGCTGA
- a CDS encoding DUF4390 domain-containing protein, translated as MCFSAALAWAPGAASATEITQLRVERGDDGVHLSALVRFDLPPVVEDALLKGIPMFFVVEADIYRDRWYWTDPRVVSAARTIRLAYQPLTRRWRVNIASGLITSSGGLRATLNQNYETLPEALSAIQRVARWKIAEASEIDPDAAHKLDFNFRLDLSQLPRPFQIGVAGQREWNISAQVKERLKLEPAAPPAAAGTEAAK; from the coding sequence ATGTGCTTTTCCGCCGCTTTGGCCTGGGCGCCGGGCGCCGCTTCGGCCACGGAGATCACGCAGCTGCGGGTTGAGCGCGGCGACGACGGTGTCCACCTCTCGGCCCTGGTCCGGTTTGACCTTCCGCCCGTGGTGGAAGACGCCCTGCTCAAGGGCATTCCGATGTTTTTTGTGGTCGAAGCCGACATTTACCGCGACCGCTGGTACTGGACGGACCCGCGTGTGGTCAGCGCCGCCCGCACCATCCGCCTGGCCTACCAGCCTTTGACCCGCCGCTGGCGCGTCAACATCGCCTCGGGCCTGATCACCAGCTCGGGCGGCCTGCGCGCCACGCTGAACCAGAACTACGAAACGCTTCCCGAGGCCCTGTCGGCCATCCAGCGCGTGGCCCGCTGGAAGATCGCCGAGGCCTCCGAAATCGACCCGGACGCCGCGCACAAGCTGGACTTCAATTTCCGGCTCGATTTGTCCCAGCTGCCGCGGCCCTTCCAGATCGGTGTGGCGGGGCAACGGGAGTGGAATATTTCAGCGCAGGTCAAGGAGCGGCTCAAGCTTGAACCCGCCGCACCTCCCGCTGCCGCAGGCACCGAGGCCGCCAAGTGA
- a CDS encoding ATP-binding protein, with translation MNLQVSGGSLKSSKAFRWTVGVGIGAIVALGLVLMFLLTQATGNRELYERNYALLLVLNVTVAGLLLLVIGWIVVRLAVRLRRGRFGSRLLVKLAAIFALVGLMPGLMIYVVSYQFVSRSIESWFDVEVEGALAAGLNLGRATLDTLAADLGNKTRQAATQISETPDAMAGLALERLRDQLQASDVVLWSPSGQVIASAGESRFLLKPERPSVQQLRSARTQRVVTQIEGLDEVVSAGNGELTAGAAGPAANVGTAPRVKAIAVVNNPNVSALGDSRYLQVTQLLPEGLVANAIAVQEANREYQERALARGGLRKMYIGTLTLSLFLAVFGAVLLAVVLGNQLAKPLLVLAEGVRQVAQGDLTPKAALQGKDELGGLTRSFADMTQQLSDARSAVQQSMSQVDAARANLQTILDNLTAGVIVLDVRGRIQSSNPGATRILRAPLAAYHGKSLGEVPGLGTFAKDVQTQFADYLSDNAPHGLEHWQQSFELNAAMTGAPDNATTLIARGARMPGTEEFLLVFDDVSEMVSAQRAQAWGEVARRLAHEIKNPLTPIQLSAERLEMKLTGKVGEAEQLLLTKSVKTIVDQVDAMKRLVNEFRDYARLPAAELKPVDLNALIGDVMQLYLSDPYADGHGGRRSDSAASVPVVTELDPKAPLIQGDAQQLRQVIHNLLQNAQDAQEGKEGARVTLKTEYSDTSRRVRLSVRDNGTGFPEHILKRAFEPYVTTKVKGTGLGLAVVKKIADEHGARIDISNRVVDGAVQGAQVSLSFAVVA, from the coding sequence GTGAACCTGCAGGTCAGCGGCGGGTCCCTCAAGAGCAGCAAGGCCTTTCGCTGGACGGTCGGCGTCGGCATAGGCGCCATCGTGGCGCTCGGCCTGGTGCTGATGTTCCTGCTCACGCAGGCCACCGGCAACCGCGAACTTTACGAACGCAATTACGCGCTGCTCCTCGTATTGAATGTCACCGTTGCCGGCTTGCTGCTGCTGGTGATCGGCTGGATCGTGGTGCGCCTGGCTGTGCGGTTGCGCCGCGGCCGCTTCGGCAGCCGCCTGCTGGTCAAGCTGGCCGCGATTTTTGCGCTGGTCGGCCTGATGCCGGGGCTCATGATTTATGTGGTGTCCTACCAGTTCGTCTCGCGCTCCATCGAAAGCTGGTTTGACGTCGAAGTCGAAGGCGCGCTGGCCGCCGGCCTGAACCTCGGCCGCGCCACGCTGGACACCCTGGCGGCCGACCTGGGCAACAAGACACGCCAGGCCGCCACGCAGATCTCTGAAACCCCCGACGCCATGGCCGGCCTGGCGCTTGAGCGCCTGCGCGACCAGCTGCAGGCCAGCGACGTCGTGCTGTGGAGCCCGTCGGGCCAGGTCATCGCCAGCGCCGGCGAGTCGCGCTTTTTGCTCAAGCCCGAGCGGCCCTCGGTGCAGCAGCTGCGCAGCGCGCGCACGCAGCGCGTCGTCACGCAGATCGAAGGCCTGGATGAAGTGGTGTCGGCGGGCAACGGCGAGTTGACGGCGGGCGCCGCCGGGCCCGCCGCCAATGTCGGCACGGCGCCGCGCGTCAAGGCCATTGCCGTGGTGAACAACCCCAACGTGAGCGCGCTGGGAGACTCCCGGTATTTGCAGGTCACCCAGTTGTTACCTGAAGGCCTGGTGGCCAATGCCATCGCCGTGCAGGAGGCCAACCGCGAATACCAGGAGCGGGCGCTGGCGCGCGGCGGCCTGCGCAAGATGTACATAGGCACCCTCACGCTCAGCCTTTTCCTGGCAGTGTTCGGCGCCGTGCTGCTGGCGGTGGTGCTGGGCAACCAGCTGGCCAAACCCCTGCTGGTGCTGGCTGAAGGCGTGCGCCAGGTGGCGCAGGGCGACCTCACGCCCAAGGCTGCCCTGCAAGGCAAGGACGAGCTGGGCGGGCTGACGCGCTCATTTGCCGACATGACGCAGCAGCTGTCGGACGCCCGCTCCGCCGTGCAGCAAAGCATGAGCCAGGTCGACGCCGCGCGCGCCAACCTGCAAACCATCCTGGACAACCTCACCGCCGGCGTCATCGTGCTGGATGTGCGCGGCCGCATCCAGTCCAGCAACCCCGGCGCGACGCGCATCCTGCGTGCGCCGCTGGCCGCTTACCACGGCAAGTCGCTGGGTGAAGTCCCCGGGTTGGGCACCTTTGCCAAAGACGTGCAGACGCAGTTTGCCGATTACCTCAGCGACAACGCCCCGCATGGGCTGGAGCACTGGCAGCAGTCGTTCGAGCTCAACGCGGCCATGACCGGTGCGCCCGACAACGCCACCACGCTGATCGCGCGCGGCGCCAGGATGCCGGGCACCGAAGAATTTCTGCTGGTGTTCGACGATGTCTCCGAAATGGTGTCGGCCCAGCGCGCACAGGCCTGGGGCGAGGTGGCGCGCAGGCTGGCCCACGAGATCAAGAACCCGCTCACGCCGATCCAGCTGTCGGCCGAGCGCCTTGAAATGAAACTCACCGGCAAGGTGGGCGAAGCCGAGCAGTTGCTGCTCACCAAGTCCGTGAAAACCATCGTCGACCAGGTCGACGCCATGAAGCGGCTCGTCAACGAGTTTCGCGACTACGCCCGGCTGCCGGCCGCTGAACTCAAGCCCGTGGACCTCAACGCCCTGATCGGCGACGTCATGCAGCTTTACCTGAGCGACCCCTACGCCGACGGCCATGGCGGCCGGCGCAGCGATTCCGCAGCGTCCGTGCCCGTCGTCACCGAGCTCGACCCCAAAGCCCCGCTGATCCAGGGCGACGCCCAGCAGCTGCGCCAGGTCATCCACAACCTGCTGCAAAACGCGCAGGACGCCCAGGAAGGCAAGGAGGGCGCGCGTGTCACCCTCAAGACCGAATACTCCGACACCTCCAGACGTGTCCGCCTGAGCGTGCGCGACAACGGCACCGGCTTCCCCGAACACATCCTCAAACGCGCCTTTGAGCCCTATGTCACCACCAAGGTCAAAGGCACCGGGCTGGGGCTGGCGGTCGTCAAGAAAATCGCCGACGAGCACGGCGCGCGTATTGATATTTCCAACCGCGTGGTGGACGGCGCGGTGCAAGGAGCGCAAGTGTCGTTATCATTTGCAGTTGTGGCATAA
- a CDS encoding response regulator has protein sequence MANILVVDDELGIRDLLSEILNDEGHQVELAENAAQARAARSRSRPDLVLLDIWMPDTDGVTLLKEWSSSGLLTMPVIMMSGHATIDTAVEATKIGAMAFLEKPITLQKLLKAVEQGLTKTAARKPAPLNSSSPAAHAAELTVEAVMTGGVLPTPVDLGPQATQSFLLEKPLRDARDEFEKAYFEFHLAKEGGSMTRVAEKTGLERTHLYRKLKQLGVDLTRGKRGL, from the coding sequence ATGGCAAATATTCTGGTGGTCGACGACGAACTGGGCATACGCGACCTTCTCTCAGAAATTCTTAATGACGAAGGGCACCAGGTCGAGCTTGCCGAAAATGCGGCACAAGCCCGCGCCGCCCGCAGCCGTTCCAGGCCCGACCTCGTGCTGCTGGACATCTGGATGCCCGACACCGACGGCGTGACTTTGCTCAAGGAGTGGTCCTCCAGCGGCCTGCTCACCATGCCCGTCATCATGATGAGCGGCCATGCCACCATCGACACCGCTGTGGAGGCGACCAAGATCGGCGCCATGGCGTTTCTTGAAAAACCCATCACCCTGCAAAAATTGCTCAAAGCGGTGGAGCAGGGCCTGACCAAGACGGCCGCCCGCAAACCCGCGCCCCTGAACAGCAGCAGCCCTGCAGCGCATGCGGCTGAGCTCACCGTGGAGGCCGTGATGACCGGCGGTGTGCTGCCAACGCCGGTGGACCTCGGCCCCCAGGCCACGCAGAGTTTCCTGCTTGAAAAACCGCTGCGCGACGCGCGCGACGAATTTGAAAAAGCCTACTTTGAATTCCACCTGGCCAAAGAAGGCGGCTCCATGACCCGCGTGGCGGAAAAAACCGGCCTGGAGCGCACCCACCTCTACCGCAAACTCAAGCAATTGGGTGTCGATCTCACCCGCGGCAAGCGCGGTCTCTGA
- a CDS encoding DUF3237 domain-containing protein, with translation MTNAKTPAAGHPATPLFDRPLINALPVEHLCDLSIDLELGQVIATPLGTRLTFVVKGGRFEGPRFRGEMLPGGGDWVSLGADGTSRMDVRATLRTHDGVLIHYESHGILKFPADGRQRLAKGERLSFDESYVRPTPRFETSDERYAWLCGIVTVGYGEYGPGRIDHRMFRIL, from the coding sequence ATGACGAACGCCAAAACCCCCGCCGCTGGTCATCCAGCCACACCCTTGTTTGATCGGCCGCTGATCAACGCCTTGCCCGTCGAGCACCTCTGCGACCTCAGCATCGACCTGGAGCTCGGCCAGGTGATCGCAACACCCCTCGGCACCCGTTTGACCTTTGTGGTGAAAGGCGGCCGCTTTGAAGGCCCCCGCTTTCGGGGCGAAATGCTGCCGGGCGGCGGCGACTGGGTCTCGCTCGGCGCCGACGGCACCAGCCGCATGGATGTCCGCGCAACCCTGCGCACGCATGACGGTGTGCTCATTCACTATGAGTCGCACGGCATCCTCAAATTCCCGGCGGATGGCCGCCAGCGCCTGGCCAAAGGCGAGAGATTGTCTTTTGATGAAAGCTACGTGCGCCCCACGCCCCGCTTCGAGACGTCCGACGAACGCTACGCGTGGTTGTGCGGGATAGTCACCGTCGGCTACGGCGAATACGGCCCGGGCCGCATCGACCACCGGATGTTTCGCATCCTGTGA
- a CDS encoding nuclear transport factor 2 family protein, with translation MSELTQLDIAAIADRYAAAWIARNPEAILALHAPDSTFQAHGRNEEVKGKPALRKEFAEVFERYPGFGVVTHRLLLGDRHWTLEWDLTFQPPGKARREFRALDVVEVDDAGLVTRKDTFFNFAQVKAAMEAA, from the coding sequence ATGTCTGAACTTACCCAACTGGATATTGCCGCCATCGCCGACCGCTACGCCGCGGCATGGATCGCCCGCAATCCCGAGGCCATTCTTGCGCTGCACGCGCCCGACTCGACGTTTCAGGCGCATGGCCGCAACGAAGAAGTGAAGGGCAAACCCGCGCTGCGCAAGGAGTTCGCCGAAGTGTTCGAGCGTTATCCCGGTTTTGGCGTGGTGACACACCGCCTCCTGCTGGGCGACAGGCACTGGACGCTCGAATGGGACCTGACCTTCCAGCCGCCCGGCAAGGCGCGCAGGGAGTTTCGCGCGCTCGACGTCGTGGAGGTGGATGACGCCGGGCTTGTCACCCGGAAAGACACCTTCTTCAATTTTGCGCAGGTCAAGGCCGCGATGGAAGCAGCATGA
- a CDS encoding helix-turn-helix domain-containing protein, producing MTETPALPPTEPATLCPIARAQDIVGDRWTVLVLRELFLGSRRFEEIQVQSRATPQMLAARLKKLEADGMIERRPYNERPLRHEYHLTAMGQAFYPVFLALRAWGETWCKSAGEEVAIQYTHIPCGQDPGLGPTCQECGGVMRREDLSAKLSGSFDAERQARREAFKSGRP from the coding sequence ATGACTGAAACGCCGGCTTTACCCCCTACAGAACCAGCAACGCTGTGCCCGATTGCCCGGGCACAGGACATCGTGGGCGACCGCTGGACCGTGCTGGTCCTTCGGGAGCTGTTTCTCGGCTCGCGCCGTTTTGAGGAGATCCAGGTGCAGTCGCGGGCCACCCCGCAGATGCTTGCGGCGAGGCTGAAGAAGCTGGAGGCGGACGGCATGATCGAGCGACGCCCGTACAACGAAAGGCCCCTGCGCCACGAGTACCACCTGACCGCGATGGGGCAGGCTTTTTACCCGGTCTTCCTCGCGTTGCGGGCCTGGGGCGAGACCTGGTGCAAGTCCGCCGGGGAAGAAGTTGCCATTCAGTACACACACATCCCCTGCGGCCAGGATCCTGGCCTGGGCCCCACCTGCCAGGAGTGCGGAGGGGTGATGCGCAGGGAGGATCTGTCGGCCAAGCTCAGCGGCTCATTCGACGCCGAACGGCAGGCGCGGCGGGAGGCCTTTAAAAGCGGGCGCCCCTGA
- a CDS encoding DUF4148 domain-containing protein yields the protein MKSNLVSASVLAISAVAIFGSASSFAEGRDPYPLDQVNNTVSTKTRAEVKAELLQAQRDGSYKVNLGNDFGDAHAAPASSKTRAEVKAEIGKVASTAALERDYPVVQ from the coding sequence ATGAAATCGAATCTCGTCTCCGCCTCCGTTCTTGCCATCTCCGCCGTCGCCATCTTCGGCTCCGCCAGCAGCTTCGCCGAAGGCCGCGATCCCTATCCCCTGGACCAGGTGAACAACACCGTCAGCACCAAGACCCGCGCTGAAGTGAAAGCTGAACTCCTGCAGGCACAGCGCGACGGCAGCTACAAGGTAAATCTGGGCAATGACTTCGGGGACGCGCATGCCGCCCCCGCCAGCAGCAAGACCCGCGCTGAAGTGAAAGCCGAAATCGGCAAGGTGGCTTCTACCGCCGCCCTGGAGCGCGACTACCCTGTCGTTCAATAA
- a CDS encoding LysR family transcriptional regulator, translating into MDRLQSMRVFQQVVDDGSFAAAARKFDMSSAVVTRLVGDLEDHLGVRLLQRTTRRLALTDAGETYLARVRHILTDIDEAHAAAQAHAQEMSGTIRIMTPPVFAVHVLAPLVAEFGRRYPKVVLDIHVDSPLVPPVEDYDLTLLGAADTFDANIIARPIASSDGILCASPDYLRRNGTPQLPEDLPQHHCLRVKQAANRHRVWRLTNPKEDRRVVEVQIEPSMLVNHSDTLIRACVDGAGIMSQSIDLVANHLGSGALQRILSPWITGTNTLYAALPSRKFIPVRTSVFLEFMTEYTRKVIKKMETRQD; encoded by the coding sequence ATGGACAGACTACAGTCAATGCGCGTGTTCCAGCAGGTGGTCGATGACGGCAGTTTTGCCGCTGCGGCGCGCAAATTCGACATGTCTTCGGCCGTGGTGACGCGCCTGGTGGGCGACCTGGAAGACCACCTGGGCGTGCGGCTGCTGCAGCGCACCACGCGCCGCCTGGCGCTGACGGATGCCGGCGAAACCTACCTGGCCCGCGTGCGGCACATCCTCACCGACATCGACGAAGCCCATGCCGCCGCCCAGGCCCACGCGCAAGAAATGTCCGGCACCATCCGCATCATGACGCCGCCGGTGTTTGCGGTGCACGTGCTGGCGCCGCTGGTGGCCGAGTTCGGGCGGCGCTACCCCAAGGTCGTGCTCGACATCCATGTCGACTCGCCGCTGGTGCCGCCGGTGGAAGACTACGACCTGACCTTGCTGGGCGCGGCCGACACCTTTGACGCCAACATCATCGCGCGGCCGATTGCGTCGTCCGACGGCATCCTGTGCGCCTCACCCGACTACCTGCGCCGCAACGGCACGCCGCAGTTGCCCGAGGACCTGCCGCAGCACCATTGCCTGCGCGTGAAGCAGGCGGCCAACCGGCACCGCGTGTGGCGGCTCACCAATCCCAAGGAAGACAGGCGTGTGGTCGAGGTGCAGATCGAGCCCAGCATGCTCGTCAACCACAGCGACACGCTGATACGCGCCTGCGTGGACGGCGCGGGCATCATGAGCCAGTCCATCGACCTGGTGGCCAACCACCTGGGCAGCGGCGCGCTGCAGCGCATCCTCTCGCCGTGGATCACCGGCACCAACACCTTGTATGCGGCACTGCCCAGCCGCAAATTCATTCCGGTGCGCACCAGCGTGTTCCTCGAGTTCATGACCGAGTACACGCGCAAGGTGATCAAGAAGATGGAAACCCGGCAGGACTGA